One window of the Quadrisphaera setariae genome contains the following:
- a CDS encoding GNAT family N-acetyltransferase, translating to MISLQLTADPEGPRVALTERVVLQDAHVRLEPLSTDHVGELAAALSEGGLEHAWYTAVPTPETVADDVAERLRLHAASTMNPWAVRRLSDGALVGCTTFCNIAQADRHVEVGATWLVPSAQRTAVNSAAKLLLLGHAFDACGAIAVELRTHWHNRQSRAAIERLGAKLDGVLRNHRIGPDGVLRDTVVYSVLPHEWPAVRATLRASLAR from the coding sequence GTGATCTCCCTGCAGCTGACCGCAGACCCCGAAGGGCCCCGCGTCGCCCTCACCGAGCGCGTCGTCCTGCAGGACGCGCACGTCCGGCTCGAGCCGCTGTCCACCGACCACGTCGGCGAGCTCGCCGCGGCGCTGTCCGAGGGGGGTCTCGAGCATGCCTGGTACACCGCCGTGCCCACCCCGGAGACGGTCGCCGACGACGTCGCCGAGCGCCTGCGCCTGCACGCCGCCAGCACCATGAACCCGTGGGCGGTGCGTCGCCTGTCCGACGGCGCGCTGGTCGGCTGCACCACGTTCTGCAACATCGCCCAGGCCGACCGCCACGTGGAGGTGGGCGCCACGTGGCTGGTCCCGTCGGCGCAGCGCACCGCGGTCAACTCCGCCGCCAAGCTGCTGCTGCTCGGCCACGCCTTCGACGCCTGCGGCGCCATCGCCGTCGAGCTGCGCACCCACTGGCACAACCGGCAGTCGCGCGCCGCCATCGAGCGCCTGGGCGCCAAGCTCGACGGTGTGCTGCGCAACCACCGGATCGGACCGGACGGCGTGCTGCGCGACACCGTCGTCTACTCGGTGCTCCCCCACGAGTGGCCGGCGGTCCGCGCGACGCTCCGGGCCTCCCTGGCCCGCTGA
- a CDS encoding single-stranded DNA-binding protein, whose product MPKSTFTLVGHLGADPELRATTSGTPYTKFRMAESDTWRDQTTGVWVDGPPNWWDVTCWDELAENVAASVKKGSRVVVSGTFEQREYEVRDGDRVERRRATTLKARSVSLDLRRGPADQRVRDRADQADQAAPAASRVERTTGVITQGPWDTGAVPGPAEAPATERFDTSSLTDYRDEDAAAPDDVLRSAPLEDDDEGAELARSA is encoded by the coding sequence ATGCCGAAGTCGACGTTCACCCTGGTGGGGCACCTCGGGGCGGACCCCGAGCTGCGCGCGACCACGTCGGGCACCCCGTACACGAAGTTCCGCATGGCCGAGAGCGACACCTGGCGGGACCAGACCACGGGCGTGTGGGTGGACGGCCCGCCCAACTGGTGGGACGTCACCTGCTGGGACGAGCTCGCCGAGAACGTCGCCGCGTCCGTCAAGAAGGGCTCCCGCGTGGTGGTGTCCGGGACCTTCGAGCAGCGCGAGTACGAGGTCCGTGACGGCGACCGGGTCGAGCGGCGCCGCGCCACCACGCTCAAGGCGCGTTCGGTGTCGCTGGACCTGCGGCGCGGACCGGCCGACCAGCGGGTGCGAGACCGGGCCGACCAGGCCGACCAGGCCGCCCCCGCCGCGTCGAGGGTCGAGCGCACCACCGGGGTGATCACCCAGGGGCCGTGGGACACCGGCGCCGTGCCCGGCCCGGCGGAGGCCCCGGCCACCGAGCGGTTCGACACCAGCTCCCTGACCGACTACCGCGACGAGGACGCCGCCGCCCCCGACGACGTGCTGCGCAGCGCGCCGCTGGAGGACGACGACGAGGGGGCGGAGCTGGCGCGCAGCGCCTGA
- the ettA gene encoding energy-dependent translational throttle protein EttA gives MAEFIYTMYKARKALGDKLILDDVTMSFYPGAKIGVVGPNGAGKSTILKIMAGLDQPSNGEARLSPGYSVGILLQEPPLDEDKTVLENVQEGMGDLKRKVDRYNEITAAFEDPDADFDALMKEMGDLQEELDHAGAWDMDSKLEQAMDALRCPPGDADVKVLSGGERRRVALCRLLLSEPDLLLLDEPTNHLDAESVTWLEQHLASYPGAVLAVTHDRYFLDNVAQWIAEVDRGRLYPYEGNYSTYLEKKRERLQVQGKKDQKLAKRLADELEWVRSNAKARQTKSKSRLARYEEMAAEADRTRKLDFESIQIPPGPRLGSQVIEVKDLKKGFGDRVLIDGLSFTLPRNGIVGVIGPNGVGKTTLFKTIVGLEEPDSGTVRVGETVKVSYVDQNRGGLDANKSLWEVVSDGLDYMQVGNVEVPSRAYVSAFGFKGPDQQKKAGVLSGGERNRLNLALTLKQGGNLLLLDEPTNDLDVETLSSLEDALLEFPGCAVVISHDRWFLDRVATHILAWEGTEEDEANWYWYEGNFAGYLENKIERLGEDAARPHRVTHRRLTRD, from the coding sequence ATGGCGGAGTTCATCTACACCATGTACAAGGCCCGCAAGGCCTTGGGCGACAAGCTGATCCTCGACGACGTGACCATGTCGTTCTACCCCGGGGCGAAGATCGGCGTCGTCGGCCCGAACGGTGCGGGCAAGTCGACGATCCTCAAGATCATGGCCGGTCTCGACCAGCCGTCCAACGGCGAGGCCCGCCTCTCGCCGGGCTACTCGGTGGGCATCCTCCTGCAGGAGCCCCCGCTCGACGAGGACAAGACCGTCCTGGAGAACGTCCAGGAGGGCATGGGCGACCTCAAGCGCAAGGTCGACCGCTACAACGAGATCACGGCCGCCTTCGAGGACCCGGACGCCGACTTCGACGCCCTCATGAAGGAGATGGGCGACCTCCAGGAGGAGCTCGACCACGCCGGCGCGTGGGACATGGACTCCAAGCTGGAGCAGGCCATGGACGCGCTGCGCTGCCCCCCGGGCGACGCCGACGTCAAGGTCCTGTCCGGTGGTGAGCGCCGCCGCGTGGCACTGTGCCGCCTGCTGCTGAGCGAGCCCGACCTGCTGCTCCTCGACGAGCCCACCAACCACCTCGACGCCGAGTCGGTCACCTGGCTCGAGCAGCACCTCGCCAGCTACCCGGGCGCCGTCCTCGCCGTCACCCACGACCGGTACTTCCTCGACAACGTCGCGCAGTGGATCGCCGAGGTCGACCGCGGCCGCCTCTACCCCTACGAGGGCAACTACTCCACCTACCTGGAGAAGAAGCGCGAGCGCCTGCAGGTGCAGGGCAAGAAGGACCAGAAGCTCGCCAAGCGCCTCGCCGACGAGCTCGAGTGGGTCCGCTCCAACGCCAAGGCCCGCCAGACCAAGTCCAAGTCGCGCCTGGCGCGCTACGAGGAGATGGCGGCCGAGGCCGACCGCACCCGCAAGCTCGACTTCGAGTCCATCCAGATCCCGCCGGGCCCGCGCCTGGGCTCGCAGGTCATCGAGGTCAAGGACCTCAAGAAGGGCTTCGGCGACCGGGTGCTCATCGACGGGCTCAGCTTCACGCTGCCCCGCAACGGCATCGTCGGCGTCATCGGCCCCAACGGCGTCGGCAAGACCACGCTCTTCAAGACCATCGTCGGGCTGGAGGAGCCGGACTCCGGCACCGTGCGCGTCGGGGAGACCGTGAAGGTCTCCTACGTCGACCAGAACCGCGGGGGCCTCGACGCGAACAAGTCGCTGTGGGAGGTCGTCTCCGACGGGCTCGACTACATGCAGGTCGGCAACGTCGAGGTGCCCTCCCGCGCCTACGTCTCCGCGTTCGGGTTCAAGGGACCCGACCAGCAGAAGAAGGCCGGCGTCCTGTCCGGTGGTGAGCGCAACCGCCTCAACCTGGCGCTGACCCTCAAGCAGGGCGGCAACCTGCTGCTCCTCGACGAGCCCACCAACGACCTCGACGTCGAGACCCTGTCCTCCCTGGAGGACGCGCTGCTCGAGTTCCCCGGCTGCGCCGTGGTCATCAGCCACGACCGCTGGTTCCTCGACCGCGTCGCCACGCACATCCTCGCCTGGGAGGGCACCGAGGAGGACGAGGCGAACTGGTACTGGTACGAGGGCAACTTCGCCGGCTACCTCGAGAACAAGATCGAGCGCCTCGGTGAGGACGCCGCGCGCCCGCACCGCGTCACCCACCGCCGCCTCACGCGCGACTGA
- a CDS encoding DUF2254 domain-containing protein encodes MAAARTGAQARLAAAWHRASGSFWAVPALMCLLALVLSQVLVAVDHALGPSWTQGLGPLGTRSGPSGSRDVLGAIAGSMLSVASTTFSITIAVMTLTSSSYGPHLVRSFMADRATHVVLGTFDSTSLYALLVLRSVTFETDGTVAFVPHLAVLFAVVAAVGCIAVLVFFIHHVSESVQVVTLSRRVCDQLRDAVGRLYPEGAGDPAPRRAELPPGVHRGDDGRLSGAGGAPGEPVRAGACGYVAEVALEAVEGIAQRHDVLVRVASRPGRYAVDRTVLLEVLPAGRADEDLVRELRSCVDLANSRSSAQDVEFVVQQLVELMSRALSSGVNDPYTAVTALDDLSGGLVLLVARPVPAAERVDPDGVVRLVGDPVRPVELVDQVFDALRAYATTTPQVVLHAVDVAERLDDAAVDPAVRSRLREQLAWLVEAYEATGPARPDLDRLRHRSAELLGQTAVS; translated from the coding sequence GTGGCTGCCGCTCGCACCGGCGCCCAGGCGCGCCTCGCCGCCGCCTGGCACCGCGCGAGCGGCAGCTTCTGGGCCGTCCCCGCGCTGATGTGCCTGCTGGCCCTGGTCCTCTCGCAGGTCCTCGTGGCCGTCGACCACGCCCTGGGTCCGTCCTGGACCCAGGGCCTGGGCCCGCTGGGCACCCGTTCGGGGCCCAGCGGGTCCCGCGACGTGCTGGGGGCCATCGCTGGCTCGATGCTGAGCGTGGCCTCCACCACGTTCTCCATCACCATCGCGGTGATGACGCTGACGTCGTCGAGCTACGGGCCGCACCTCGTGCGCAGCTTCATGGCCGACCGCGCGACGCACGTGGTGCTGGGCACGTTCGACTCCACCAGCCTGTACGCGCTGCTGGTGCTGCGCTCCGTCACCTTCGAGACCGACGGCACGGTCGCCTTCGTCCCGCACCTGGCGGTGCTCTTCGCCGTCGTCGCAGCGGTCGGGTGCATCGCCGTGCTGGTGTTCTTCATCCACCACGTCAGCGAGTCCGTGCAGGTGGTGACCCTCTCGCGCCGGGTCTGCGACCAGCTGCGCGACGCCGTCGGCAGGCTCTACCCCGAGGGCGCCGGTGACCCCGCCCCGAGGCGCGCGGAGCTGCCCCCGGGCGTCCACCGCGGCGACGACGGTCGGCTGAGCGGCGCCGGTGGCGCTCCGGGGGAGCCGGTCCGCGCTGGCGCGTGCGGGTACGTCGCGGAAGTGGCCCTCGAGGCGGTGGAGGGGATCGCCCAGCGGCACGACGTGCTCGTGCGGGTCGCCTCGCGGCCGGGGCGCTACGCCGTGGACAGGACCGTGCTGCTGGAGGTGCTCCCGGCCGGTCGAGCTGACGAGGACCTCGTCCGCGAGCTGCGGTCCTGCGTCGACCTGGCGAACAGCCGCTCCTCCGCGCAGGACGTCGAGTTCGTCGTCCAGCAGCTGGTGGAGCTGATGTCGCGGGCGCTCTCCTCCGGCGTCAACGACCCGTACACGGCCGTCACGGCCCTCGACGACCTCTCCGGCGGCCTGGTGCTCCTGGTCGCCAGGCCGGTGCCGGCGGCCGAGCGCGTCGACCCCGACGGCGTGGTCCGGCTGGTGGGGGACCCCGTCAGGCCCGTGGAGCTGGTGGACCAGGTCTTCGACGCCCTGCGCGCGTACGCGACCACCACACCGCAGGTGGTGCTGCACGCGGTGGACGTGGCCGAGCGGCTCGACGACGCCGCCGTCGACCCCGCCGTGCGCTCCCGCCTCCGAGAGCAGCTCGCGTGGCTGGTGGAGGCGTACGAGGCGACCGGTCCAGCGCGGCCCGACCTCGACCGGCTGCGCCACCGCAGCGCCGAGCTGCTGGGGCAGACTGCCGTGTCGTGA
- a CDS encoding DUF6882 domain-containing protein, producing MSDPVTLQQLLDDAAFLSFEHQLHLADQLGEHSWDVDLERGRFAFRAAASGAGPLLAQAPSGELVAHRVHLLGTAAPGPRSWLWSWANPSGFGEDTTDLARWLRDFGDRFAVPELVRAEVPFAELPLSEPDAGHAVGAVIDVAKAASQRWWSYNGDAGGGTRAAFLLEHPAFELPAPDGLRVARVLTERLFAGGIADHRRAVAAYASGRGLQQRWEPGHTGARLTAHGVDLRVRFDEQGRIGGVQGQASPA from the coding sequence GTGAGCGACCCGGTGACCCTGCAGCAGCTCCTCGACGACGCCGCCTTCCTGTCCTTCGAGCACCAGCTCCACCTCGCCGACCAGCTCGGCGAGCACTCCTGGGACGTCGACCTGGAGCGCGGGCGGTTCGCGTTCCGCGCCGCGGCCTCCGGCGCCGGACCGCTGCTCGCCCAGGCGCCGAGCGGGGAGCTGGTGGCCCACCGGGTGCACCTGCTCGGCACCGCTGCGCCGGGTCCGCGGTCGTGGCTGTGGTCGTGGGCCAACCCCTCCGGCTTCGGCGAGGACACCACCGACCTGGCCCGCTGGCTGCGGGACTTCGGCGACCGCTTCGCCGTCCCCGAGCTGGTGCGTGCCGAGGTCCCCTTCGCGGAGCTCCCCCTGAGCGAGCCCGACGCCGGCCACGCCGTCGGCGCCGTCATCGACGTCGCGAAGGCGGCGTCGCAGCGGTGGTGGTCCTACAACGGCGATGCGGGTGGGGGTACGAGGGCTGCGTTCCTGCTGGAGCACCCCGCCTTCGAGCTGCCCGCCCCGGACGGGCTGCGGGTGGCCCGGGTGCTGACCGAGCGCCTCTTCGCGGGCGGCATCGCCGACCACCGCCGCGCCGTGGCCGCCTACGCCAGCGGTCGCGGCCTGCAGCAGCGCTGGGAGCCGGGGCACACCGGCGCGCGGCTCACGGCGCACGGCGTGGACCTGCGGGTCCGCTTCGACGAGCAGGGGCGCATCGGCGGCGTGCAGGGCCAGGCGTCACCGGCCTGA
- a CDS encoding acyl-CoA thioesterase translates to MADDVHGAAQAEGLAGLLRVLDLTPSGVDSSGQDLFTGENQRSPHGRVFGGQVLGQSVVAATRTVDPARSVHSMHGYFLRPGDPSTPITFAVERLRDGGSFSARRVHAIQHGQPILSMIASFQEAQDGVDHAEPAPQVPAPEELPSIGDLVGGLDHPFARYWAQERPVDVRHVGSAIYLPSAPGRRDDDGDGSQAVWLRVAGPLPADQALHRAVLAWASDVTILEPVLRRHGAAWATPGGRVASLDHALWWHRPVSADAWMLFVQETPSASGARGLGLARVYDRAGTLVATVAQEGMTRLPPRP, encoded by the coding sequence GTGGCTGATGACGTTCACGGCGCCGCCCAGGCCGAGGGGCTCGCGGGACTCCTGCGGGTGCTCGACCTGACTCCGAGCGGTGTCGACTCCTCCGGTCAGGACCTCTTCACCGGCGAGAACCAGCGCTCACCGCACGGGCGGGTGTTCGGCGGACAGGTGCTGGGGCAGTCGGTGGTGGCGGCGACGCGCACGGTCGACCCCGCCCGCAGCGTCCACTCGATGCACGGGTACTTCCTGCGCCCCGGCGACCCGAGCACGCCCATCACGTTCGCGGTGGAGCGCCTGCGCGACGGCGGCTCGTTCAGCGCCCGGCGGGTGCACGCCATCCAGCACGGGCAGCCGATCCTGTCGATGATCGCGTCGTTCCAGGAGGCCCAGGACGGCGTCGACCACGCCGAGCCCGCCCCGCAGGTCCCCGCTCCGGAGGAGCTGCCGAGCATCGGCGACCTCGTGGGCGGCCTCGACCACCCCTTCGCCCGCTACTGGGCGCAGGAGCGGCCGGTGGACGTCCGTCACGTCGGCAGCGCGATCTACCTCCCCTCAGCCCCCGGTCGCCGGGACGACGACGGTGACGGCTCCCAGGCGGTGTGGCTGCGCGTGGCCGGGCCCCTCCCGGCGGACCAGGCGCTGCACCGCGCCGTGCTCGCGTGGGCCAGCGACGTGACGATCCTGGAGCCGGTGCTGCGCCGCCACGGCGCCGCGTGGGCGACGCCCGGTGGCCGGGTGGCGAGCCTCGACCACGCGCTGTGGTGGCACCGGCCGGTGAGCGCCGACGCGTGGATGCTCTTCGTGCAGGAGACGCCGTCGGCCTCCGGCGCGCGCGGGCTGGGCCTGGCGCGGGTCTACGACCGGGCCGGCACCCTCGTGGCGACGGTCGCCCAGGAGGGCATGACGCGCCTGCCTCCACGCCCCTGA
- a CDS encoding acyl-CoA thioesterase translates to MAKRCVPVTVRWSDMDAFGHVNNVQVLRLLEEVRVHAFEDLRDHGGPSLLESGVVVARHEVEYLAPLVWRLAPVPTDIWITAVGGASFEVGYEIYDAVDGAAGGGGGGPAAGGERTVYVRAATTCVAYDLATGAARRLSATEREVLESWTDEPVPFRRRSR, encoded by the coding sequence GTGGCGAAGCGGTGCGTCCCGGTGACGGTGCGGTGGTCCGACATGGACGCGTTCGGGCACGTCAACAACGTGCAGGTGCTGCGGCTCCTCGAGGAGGTCCGCGTCCACGCCTTCGAGGACCTGCGCGACCACGGCGGCCCCAGCCTCCTGGAGAGCGGTGTGGTGGTCGCCCGGCACGAGGTCGAGTACCTCGCGCCGCTCGTCTGGCGCCTGGCGCCCGTGCCCACCGACATCTGGATCACCGCCGTGGGCGGCGCCAGCTTCGAGGTGGGCTACGAGATCTACGACGCCGTCGACGGTGCAGCGGGCGGTGGCGGCGGCGGTCCGGCAGCAGGCGGCGAGCGCACCGTGTACGTCCGCGCCGCCACCACGTGCGTCGCCTACGACCTCGCCACCGGCGCGGCCCGGCGCCTGTCGGCCACCGAGCGGGAGGTGCTCGAGAGCTGGACCGACGAGCCCGTGCCCTTCCGGCGGCGCTCGCGGTGA
- a CDS encoding N-acetylglucosamine kinase, with translation MGLYLGVDAGGTKTALCLVDDRGEVRGRARAGSGYYLDAAGAASRQEGAEHPGVAAVAAVLAHGLAAVCADAGASPADVTAAVVGLAAHGEVSDDVPALDAMPRAVLGHERYRVVNDVVVGWAGSLGGADGINLVAGTGSNSYGSWRGAGARCGGWGELFGDEGSGYWIALRGLQAFSHMSDGRLPRGPLHAAVRSHLGLDDGDGDFAVLDTVLVRWRGDRGRVAALSRVVGAAAASGDAVASAILGDAGRELAAHAHAVRRLVGAHDDDVVPVSTSGSVAGVPLVRAALSEALAGSGLAYELRPPLMLPEAGAAVLASRLAGPGLPGSGLPGSGLDAAAVERLAQAMPA, from the coding sequence GTGGGCCTGTACCTGGGAGTGGACGCCGGCGGCACGAAGACCGCCCTGTGCCTCGTCGACGACCGCGGCGAGGTGCGCGGACGGGCCCGCGCGGGCAGCGGGTACTACCTCGACGCGGCGGGGGCCGCCTCGCGCCAGGAGGGCGCGGAGCACCCCGGCGTGGCCGCCGTCGCGGCGGTGCTGGCGCACGGGCTCGCCGCGGTCTGCGCCGACGCCGGGGCCTCTCCCGCTGACGTCACGGCCGCCGTGGTCGGGCTGGCAGCCCACGGGGAGGTCTCCGACGACGTCCCCGCCCTCGACGCCATGCCCCGGGCCGTGCTCGGGCACGAGCGGTACCGGGTGGTCAACGACGTGGTGGTGGGCTGGGCGGGGTCGCTCGGCGGCGCCGACGGCATCAACCTCGTGGCGGGCACCGGCTCCAACTCCTACGGCAGCTGGCGGGGCGCGGGGGCGCGCTGCGGCGGGTGGGGCGAGCTGTTCGGCGACGAGGGCTCCGGCTACTGGATCGCGCTGCGCGGCCTGCAGGCGTTCTCGCACATGTCCGACGGGAGGCTGCCCCGCGGGCCGCTGCACGCCGCCGTGCGCTCGCACCTGGGGCTCGACGACGGCGACGGCGACTTCGCCGTCCTCGACACGGTCCTCGTCCGCTGGCGCGGAGACCGGGGGCGGGTGGCGGCGCTGTCACGGGTGGTCGGTGCGGCGGCCGCATCCGGCGACGCGGTGGCCTCGGCGATCCTCGGGGACGCCGGCCGGGAGCTGGCGGCGCACGCGCACGCGGTCCGCCGGCTGGTCGGTGCCCACGACGACGACGTCGTGCCCGTCTCCACCTCCGGCAGCGTCGCCGGCGTGCCGCTCGTGCGGGCAGCGCTGTCGGAGGCGCTGGCCGGGTCCGGGCTCGCCTACGAGCTGCGGCCGCCGCTCATGCTCCCCGAGGCCGGTGCGGCGGTGCTGGCCTCGCGGCTGGCGGGGCCGGGGCTGCCGGGGTCCGGGCTGCCGGGGTCGGGGCTCGACGCGGCAGCCGTGGAGCGGCTCGCGCAGGCCATGCCCGCCTGA
- a CDS encoding ABC transporter permease: protein MRVFWRDTWTVFWRAMRMSLRNPAWVIIGLAQPVLYLVFFGPLLEPLAGQLGTGNAYQLFVPGIMVQLGIFGAMFVGFGLIAELRAGVVESQRVTPASRTALLLGRVLRDVVVLFVQAVLLVLVALPMGLRAPVAGVVLGVVVVALLGASLSSVSYAVALTVKSEDVMAPLLNAVAFPVLLLSGILLPMSLAPGWLETLSELNPFKHVVDGVRAAFAGDVTDTTSWVGALITVALVAVGLWYGTRTFRRESS, encoded by the coding sequence ATGCGCGTCTTCTGGCGCGACACCTGGACGGTGTTCTGGCGGGCCATGCGCATGTCGCTGCGCAACCCCGCGTGGGTGATCATCGGGCTGGCCCAGCCCGTGCTGTACCTGGTCTTCTTCGGGCCGCTGCTGGAGCCGCTGGCCGGCCAGCTCGGCACGGGCAACGCCTACCAGCTGTTCGTCCCGGGGATCATGGTGCAGCTGGGCATCTTCGGGGCGATGTTCGTGGGCTTCGGCCTCATCGCCGAGCTGCGCGCCGGCGTGGTGGAGAGCCAGCGCGTGACGCCGGCCTCACGCACCGCGCTGCTGCTGGGCAGGGTGCTGCGCGACGTCGTCGTCCTGTTCGTGCAGGCGGTGCTCCTCGTGCTCGTGGCCCTGCCGATGGGGCTGCGCGCCCCGGTGGCCGGGGTGGTGCTCGGCGTGGTGGTCGTGGCGCTGCTGGGCGCGTCGCTGAGCTCGGTGTCGTACGCGGTGGCGCTGACGGTGAAGAGCGAGGACGTCATGGCGCCCCTGCTCAACGCGGTCGCGTTCCCGGTGCTGCTGCTCTCGGGGATCCTCCTGCCCATGTCTCTGGCGCCGGGCTGGCTCGAGACGCTGTCGGAGCTCAACCCGTTCAAGCACGTCGTGGACGGCGTGCGCGCGGCCTTCGCCGGTGACGTCACGGACACCACCTCCTGGGTCGGGGCGCTCATCACGGTCGCGCTGGTGGCGGTGGGCCTCTGGTACGGCACCCGGACGTTCCGCCGCGAGTCGTCCTGA
- a CDS encoding ATP-binding cassette domain-containing protein translates to MIRARGLARTFTTRRGAVHAVQGVDLDVARGEVVGFLGPNGAGKTTTMRMLTTLLAPTAGEAQVVGCDLRTDPVGVRRRIGYVPQSGSSSPEARVGEELVDHAALYGIPKATGKQRGQELFSRLDLDGVWDRTVRTLSGGQRRRLDIAKGLVHDPELVFLDEPTTGLDPQSRANLWTHISGLRDTHGTTVFLTTHYLDEADALCDRILVIDHGSIVAEGTPDALKQRFSGDALELELDDAARAGEALALVSALPGATDAVVDTAGSTPRVRVRVPSGGRALPGLLRQLDAAGVALAAVDVRRPTLDDVFLEMTGRSLREGGEG, encoded by the coding sequence TTGATCCGCGCCCGCGGGCTCGCCCGCACGTTCACCACCCGTCGAGGGGCCGTGCACGCGGTCCAGGGGGTCGACCTCGACGTCGCCCGCGGCGAGGTGGTCGGCTTCCTCGGCCCCAACGGGGCCGGCAAGACCACCACCATGCGCATGCTCACCACGCTGCTGGCGCCCACCGCGGGCGAGGCGCAGGTGGTGGGCTGCGACCTGCGCACCGACCCGGTCGGCGTCCGCCGGCGCATCGGGTACGTGCCGCAGTCGGGCTCGTCGTCGCCGGAGGCCCGGGTCGGGGAGGAGCTGGTCGACCACGCCGCCCTCTACGGCATCCCCAAGGCCACCGGGAAGCAGCGCGGCCAGGAGCTGTTCTCCCGCCTCGACCTCGACGGCGTGTGGGACCGCACCGTCCGGACGCTGTCCGGAGGCCAGCGCCGGCGGCTCGACATCGCCAAGGGCCTCGTGCACGACCCGGAGCTCGTGTTCCTCGACGAGCCGACCACGGGCCTGGACCCGCAGTCGCGCGCCAACCTGTGGACGCACATCTCCGGGCTGCGCGACACCCACGGCACCACGGTGTTCCTCACCACGCACTACCTCGACGAGGCCGACGCCCTCTGCGACCGGATCCTCGTCATCGACCACGGGTCGATCGTCGCGGAGGGCACCCCGGACGCGCTGAAGCAGCGGTTCAGCGGTGACGCCCTGGAGCTGGAGCTCGACGACGCCGCCCGCGCTGGCGAGGCGCTGGCGCTGGTGAGCGCGTTGCCGGGCGCCACCGACGCCGTCGTCGACACCGCGGGCAGCACACCGCGCGTGCGCGTGCGGGTGCCCTCGGGCGGGCGGGCGCTGCCCGGCCTGCTGCGCCAGCTCGACGCCGCCGGCGTGGCGCTGGCCGCGGTGGACGTGCGCCGTCCCACGCTCGACGACGTGTTCCTGGAGATGACCGGCAGGTCGCTGCGCGAAGGAGGAGAGGGCTGA
- a CDS encoding SDR family oxidoreductase — protein sequence MSRPENATAIVTASDSGIGRATAVALARDGYDVGITFHSDEQGAQEAAEEVRALGRRAVVRRLDLAHDLPQAAATIDEIADELGGRLWAFVSNAGGGTADQPFLELPYDVWRHDVALNLDGAFVALQAAARRMTDGAGGRLVAITSVHEHTPRVTSSPYVAAKHGLGGLVKNAAQELAQHAITVNAVAPGEIATPLTGNEDADVTSGGDDVVRPGVPLGRVGSAWEIAEVVAFLCRDAASYVTGASIPVDGGMLLQAAMGASTLTDDTWREG from the coding sequence ATGAGCCGTCCTGAGAACGCCACCGCGATCGTCACCGCCTCCGACTCCGGCATCGGCCGGGCCACCGCCGTCGCCCTGGCCCGCGACGGGTACGACGTCGGCATCACCTTCCACTCCGACGAGCAGGGGGCGCAGGAGGCCGCCGAGGAGGTCCGCGCGCTGGGACGGCGCGCCGTCGTCCGCCGCCTCGACCTCGCGCACGACCTGCCGCAGGCCGCCGCCACCATCGACGAGATCGCCGACGAGCTCGGCGGGCGCCTGTGGGCGTTCGTCTCCAACGCCGGCGGAGGAACCGCTGACCAGCCCTTCCTCGAGCTGCCCTACGACGTGTGGCGCCACGACGTCGCGCTCAACCTCGACGGCGCGTTCGTGGCGCTGCAGGCCGCAGCGCGGCGCATGACCGATGGCGCCGGTGGACGGCTGGTGGCCATCACCAGCGTCCACGAGCACACCCCGCGGGTGACCTCCAGCCCCTACGTGGCCGCCAAGCACGGCCTCGGCGGGCTGGTGAAGAACGCCGCGCAGGAGCTCGCGCAGCACGCCATCACCGTGAACGCGGTCGCCCCGGGCGAGATCGCCACCCCGCTGACCGGCAACGAGGACGCCGACGTGACCTCGGGCGGTGACGACGTCGTCCGTCCGGGGGTGCCGCTCGGGCGCGTCGGCTCCGCCTGGGAGATCGCCGAGGTGGTGGCGTTCCTGTGCCGCGACGCGGCGTCGTACGTGACCGGCGCGAGCATCCCCGTGGACGGCGGGATGCTGCTGCAGGCCGCCATGGGCGCCTCGACGCTCACCGACGACACGTGGCGCGAGGGCTGA
- a CDS encoding PRC-barrel domain-containing protein — translation MPVRVGNIREWSGEDVLDEAGDKIGKLESIYVDTASDQPAFATVVVGVMSKKLVFVPIDDAVVGPGYVKVSYPKNRVKDAPSIETDGELRAEDEGDVFAHYGLTYTAAPSERRLGRR, via the coding sequence ATGCCAGTGCGTGTGGGGAACATCCGCGAGTGGAGCGGCGAGGACGTGCTCGACGAGGCCGGCGACAAGATCGGCAAGCTCGAGTCGATCTACGTCGACACCGCCTCCGACCAGCCGGCCTTCGCCACCGTCGTCGTGGGCGTGATGAGCAAGAAGCTCGTCTTCGTGCCCATCGACGACGCCGTGGTCGGGCCCGGGTACGTCAAGGTGAGCTACCCGAAGAACCGGGTCAAGGACGCGCCCTCCATCGAGACCGACGGGGAGCTGCGCGCCGAGGACGAGGGCGACGTCTTCGCGCACTACGGCCTCACCTACACCGCGGCGCCCTCCGAGCGCCGCCTCGGCCGCCGCTGA